The window CGGGCGAACATCTGCGCCTCCACGACGAGATGTGGGATCGCATCGACGGCGGGGTCGTTGTGGGCGAACCCGCGGACAGCGGCCTCCGCGCGGTCGTCGAGGGCAAGACGAGCGTGTCGCCGCTCACCGCGCCGCACACGACCGAGCACCACGAAG is drawn from Salifodinibacter halophilus and contains these coding sequences:
- a CDS encoding 5'/3'-nucleotidase SurE, with the translated sequence GVFERADYLNVNAPRPGTEVDEIAVTTPTRGYDMSVERAGEHLRLHDEMWDRIDGGVVVGEPADSGLRAVVEGKTSVSPLTAPHTTEHHE